One genomic window of Marinobacter adhaerens HP15 includes the following:
- a CDS encoding TetR/AcrR family transcriptional regulator, translated as MDQERQNSESLQSRESAEQQSVRARKGSSKPRGGRSVKPNRRSEETISSILDATEQVVLRSGADRISILDVCKLAGISRGTFYRYFSSQEDLLDTFSRHKRDNFHRVLMETVGTVEDPEARLEGLIAFIDDYLTESRARRLLVVAPDYALSFFRRIFHDSILRFQDALEIVFDDWDERLGVKLDRELVCELIIRYVLSEILVPEDGGRRLLPARVKRLVASLTMGSTARTRR; from the coding sequence ATGGACCAAGAGCGTCAAAACTCGGAATCTCTGCAATCGAGAGAAAGTGCTGAGCAACAGAGTGTAAGGGCCCGAAAGGGCAGTAGTAAGCCTAGAGGCGGTCGTTCAGTGAAGCCGAATCGACGCTCCGAGGAAACCATAAGCAGCATTCTAGACGCAACAGAGCAAGTCGTTCTTCGTTCTGGTGCAGATCGGATTTCGATTTTAGATGTGTGCAAGTTAGCGGGGATATCTCGGGGAACCTTTTACCGATACTTCTCCTCCCAAGAAGATTTGCTTGATACCTTTTCTCGGCACAAGCGCGATAATTTCCATCGTGTACTCATGGAAACAGTTGGTACAGTAGAAGATCCCGAGGCTCGTCTCGAAGGCCTGATTGCGTTTATTGATGACTACCTGACGGAAAGTCGGGCGAGGCGTTTGTTGGTAGTGGCGCCCGACTACGCACTGAGCTTTTTCCGGCGGATTTTTCACGATTCTATATTGCGGTTCCAGGACGCCCTAGAGATTGTCTTTGATGATTGGGATGAGCGCTTGGGTGTGAAGTTGGATCGTGAGTTGGTGTGCGAGCTGATTATCCGCTACGTTCTGAGCGAGATTCTTGTTCCGGAAGATGGCGGTCGGCGCCTTCTGCCAGCAAGAGTAAAGCGCCTGGTGGCGTCTTTGACGATGGGGTCGACAGCCCGAACTCGGCGGTAA
- a CDS encoding SDR family NAD(P)-dependent oxidoreductase — translation MNLLENKVALITGAGGGIGEGVARYFVKQGAAVIIAELSEQLGEAVAADLRAQGGKALFCHTDVSNKSSIENAVATAVDHFGSIDVLVNNAFAPTPNVKLEEKTDEMLTQTLNTTVWAAWWAMKAAFPHMCERGGGSIVNFYSIDTEIGAWLHGDYNTAKSAILGLTRSAAAEWGRFNIRANAIAPTAMGATFHKLAAENPGFEERSAAMRPLGRCGEPEADIGPVVAFLASEMSRFVTGESIHVDGGLHLPGYNSRPAEVPVREY, via the coding sequence CTGGAGCAGGTGGTGGTATTGGAGAAGGTGTAGCGCGTTACTTCGTTAAACAAGGTGCTGCCGTCATTATTGCGGAGTTGAGCGAGCAGCTTGGAGAGGCTGTTGCAGCTGATCTGAGGGCCCAAGGAGGCAAAGCACTCTTTTGCCATACCGACGTTTCGAACAAATCGTCTATTGAAAATGCAGTGGCGACGGCAGTTGATCACTTTGGCTCGATCGATGTTTTGGTAAACAATGCGTTTGCTCCGACTCCAAACGTTAAGTTGGAAGAGAAAACCGATGAAATGTTGACTCAAACGCTGAACACAACGGTTTGGGCTGCTTGGTGGGCGATGAAGGCTGCTTTTCCTCACATGTGTGAAAGAGGTGGAGGGTCTATCGTTAATTTTTACTCAATAGATACGGAGATTGGGGCTTGGTTGCATGGCGACTACAATACGGCCAAATCAGCGATCCTAGGTTTAACCCGCAGTGCCGCCGCCGAGTGGGGGCGCTTCAATATCCGGGCAAACGCAATTGCGCCAACCGCAATGGGAGCTACGTTCCATAAGTTGGCTGCCGAGAATCCTGGATTCGAGGAGCGATCTGCAGCTATGCGTCCATTGGGGCGGTGTGGAGAGCCAGAAGCAGATATTGGACCGGTTGTTGCGTTTCTTGCGTCTGAGATGTCCCGCTTTGTAACCGGAGAGTCAATTCACGTAGATGGAGGGTTGCACTTGCCTGGTTACAATTCCCGGCCAGCGGAAGTTCCAGTTAGAGAGTATTGA
- a CDS encoding carboxymuconolactone decarboxylase family protein has translation MSHIPPVSVADMPESLSNLVEKGLNSGMLSSSIPVQVWAHRPAIALCWLELLEQFHANSLLGDRLKELVRLKIASITQCQACQLARKSDAVTERDIACLDNGSDQFTLPEQAALNFAELFASDYLEIDAGVFEALSAHFSTEEIVELNMFCALMLAGGRMTYVQKAY, from the coding sequence ATGAGTCATATTCCGCCAGTGTCTGTTGCTGATATGCCAGAAAGCCTGAGCAACCTAGTGGAGAAAGGATTGAATTCCGGGATGCTGAGCTCGTCGATACCCGTTCAAGTCTGGGCTCATCGTCCTGCTATTGCTCTATGTTGGCTTGAATTGCTGGAGCAGTTCCATGCGAATAGCCTGTTAGGGGATCGATTGAAGGAACTGGTTCGACTCAAGATCGCAAGCATCACGCAATGCCAGGCTTGTCAGTTAGCGAGAAAATCAGATGCGGTTACCGAACGGGATATAGCTTGTCTTGATAATGGCAGTGATCAATTCACGTTGCCGGAACAGGCTGCTCTGAATTTTGCAGAACTTTTTGCCTCGGATTACCTAGAAATTGATGCGGGAGTTTTCGAGGCATTGAGTGCCCATTTCAGCACTGAAGAAATTGTGGAGTTGAATATGTTCTGTGCATTGATGCTTGC
- a CDS encoding amidohydrolase family protein: MLIDLHAHAPHPDYYDQHPHWGPAFELQSDGDIKLRVGHWVLSLGAPERKQALREAHARGETLDVQEYMAKWRDPEHRLASMDAAGQNAQVLSVPSHCYMYWAEPEFGVPFAKKVNDSLAEYCSAAPDRLMFWAHAPLNVPKEAAKEIRRACTELGAKGLVAGGSNFGGLEFDSPEMDPVWEALCDLDLPMFVHGYNQSVTWGEEANTDRYETTAIVGMNYDESKCFWYMINGGVFDRFPNLKVYITHGGGFVPYQLGRMAQTNPNLDTYHNKKPFLEYLKNFYFDVELHEVPMRQAMVEVIGADRVLYGSNFGGSDAVRHDLTDDLKLSQEDLDKIRWKNACDLLHLDPNKLGKVRG; this comes from the coding sequence ATGCTTATTGATCTCCATGCGCACGCACCACATCCCGACTATTACGACCAACACCCCCATTGGGGGCCCGCTTTTGAGCTGCAGTCTGATGGCGATATCAAGCTGCGTGTGGGTCACTGGGTTCTGAGCTTGGGTGCTCCCGAGCGGAAACAGGCACTGCGCGAGGCGCACGCCCGAGGAGAGACTTTGGATGTTCAGGAGTACATGGCCAAATGGCGTGATCCAGAGCATCGTTTGGCGTCTATGGATGCTGCTGGCCAGAATGCTCAGGTTTTATCCGTGCCGAGCCACTGCTATATGTACTGGGCCGAACCGGAATTCGGTGTTCCTTTCGCAAAAAAAGTGAATGATTCCCTCGCCGAATATTGTTCTGCAGCGCCAGATCGACTGATGTTTTGGGCCCATGCACCTCTCAATGTTCCCAAGGAAGCGGCCAAAGAGATTAGGCGAGCCTGCACCGAATTGGGTGCTAAGGGGCTTGTTGCCGGCGGTTCCAATTTTGGAGGTCTGGAATTTGACTCGCCCGAGATGGATCCGGTCTGGGAGGCGTTGTGTGATCTGGATTTGCCCATGTTTGTGCACGGCTACAATCAGTCTGTTACCTGGGGTGAAGAGGCAAATACAGACCGTTATGAAACTACCGCTATTGTTGGTATGAATTACGATGAGTCGAAGTGTTTTTGGTACATGATTAACGGGGGCGTATTCGACCGATTCCCGAATCTAAAGGTATACATCACCCACGGTGGTGGTTTCGTTCCATATCAGCTTGGCCGGATGGCACAGACCAACCCCAACTTGGACACCTACCATAACAAGAAGCCTTTTCTTGAATACCTGAAGAACTTCTATTTTGACGTTGAGCTTCATGAAGTACCGATGAGGCAGGCAATGGTCGAAGTGATTGGGGCTGATAGGGTTCTCTACGGATCCAACTTCGGTGGCAGCGATGCCGTTCGTCATGATTTGACTGATGATTTAAAGCTCTCACAGGAAGATCTGGACAAAATTCGCTGGAAAAACGCTTGTGATCTACTGCATCTGGACCCCAACAAGTTGGGTAAGGTTAGGGGCTAA
- a CDS encoding fumarylacetoacetate hydrolase family protein: protein MKLARFSYKGSVPAWGVVDLEHQEINPIKERFEDWAPLVTAGAGISAVSFSSGPLAIKEVTLLPPIEPVNRVVVAGANYLKHLKDDFSLEPPKQPIAFLKAYGALIGADDPIRFPPLTEELDYEVELVVVIGSKEVDTTKPYDSVLGYTVGNDVSARDLQRSGPKGIGMDLFAAKSQDKTTGLGPWIVTRDEFPEGMPALRLTLSVNGEVRQDGNTSEMTWTVAELITFVHERSSFACGDVLFTGSPAGVGMATGRFLNPGDVVEASVEGVGTLRNVVGERSNKRLGK, encoded by the coding sequence ATGAAGCTTGCGCGATTTTCTTATAAGGGTTCGGTTCCCGCGTGGGGTGTGGTTGATCTCGAGCATCAGGAGATCAATCCCATCAAAGAGCGATTCGAGGACTGGGCGCCCCTGGTGACGGCAGGAGCGGGGATCAGTGCGGTGTCTTTTTCGTCAGGCCCTTTGGCTATTAAAGAGGTCACCCTTTTGCCTCCAATTGAGCCGGTCAATCGGGTCGTAGTGGCGGGCGCCAATTACCTGAAACACCTGAAGGACGACTTTTCACTGGAGCCGCCGAAGCAACCAATCGCATTCTTGAAAGCATACGGGGCTTTGATTGGCGCGGATGATCCGATCCGGTTTCCACCTCTGACCGAGGAGCTGGACTATGAGGTTGAGCTAGTCGTGGTTATCGGAAGCAAAGAGGTCGATACCACGAAGCCGTACGATTCGGTTTTGGGGTATACCGTTGGAAATGATGTGAGCGCCAGAGACCTTCAACGCAGTGGCCCTAAGGGCATTGGCATGGATCTTTTTGCTGCCAAGAGTCAGGACAAAACTACTGGTTTAGGGCCGTGGATCGTAACTCGTGATGAGTTCCCGGAAGGTATGCCTGCCTTACGCTTGACCCTGTCAGTCAATGGTGAGGTTCGTCAGGACGGCAATACGTCAGAAATGACCTGGACGGTAGCTGAGCTGATTACTTTCGTGCATGAGAGGTCCAGTTTTGCCTGTGGCGATGTTCTGTTTACAGGATCGCCGGCAGGAGTCGGAATGGCGACAGGGCGGTTCTTGAATCCGGGAGACGTCGTTGAGGCTTCCGTTGAAGGAGTTGGAACCTTACGAAATGTTGTTGGTGAAAGATCTAATAAGAGGCTTGGAAAATGA
- a CDS encoding ATP-dependent acyl-CoA ligase: MSGTGNPETWSVGERDTVVAALDRAVASHPDRIFLDFSGTFYTYREVDSLSTKLANSLSDLGVSRGDTVVSMLDNNIDAVVCWLAINKLSAVSVPLNTALRGEFLRHQIADADSALMICESKYLDRVAQISDQLEKLELILHRESLEDTLDCTIKVESLEDHRGTNETPITEKPDPADLACLIYTSGTTGPSKGCMVSYNFMCNLARLQLMAGPATEKDVTITPLPLFHMNALCVGVIATLLVGARVAILPRFSVSNFWPEVERSGATIASILGGMGGLLAQAPDNSSMKRCYGQIHTARGNPYTEETKEIWRKRFGARLVGGNGYGLTEACVITSLPAGEYAKPGSSGKRIPDFDVRIVDENDNELPANQAGEIVVRPLRPDIMFQGYWRRPEATLNAMKNMWFHTGDIGKFDEDGFFYFVDRKKDYLRRRGENISSFEVESAFSNHPAIAEVAVHAVLSDKGEDDVKVTAILHEGTELTEEELFFWATEAVPYYALPRYIEFRKEFPKNPQGRILKYQLRDEGKTASTWDLEDTEIKVSKS, from the coding sequence ATGAGTGGTACCGGAAACCCAGAAACCTGGTCAGTCGGAGAACGTGACACCGTTGTCGCAGCGCTGGATAGAGCAGTAGCAAGCCATCCTGACCGAATTTTTCTAGATTTTAGCGGGACTTTTTACACTTATCGAGAAGTTGATTCGCTATCAACCAAACTTGCCAACTCACTATCAGATCTTGGGGTAAGTCGAGGCGATACGGTCGTTTCCATGCTCGACAACAATATTGACGCCGTAGTCTGTTGGCTGGCCATCAATAAGCTGAGCGCTGTCAGCGTGCCTCTTAATACAGCTTTACGCGGAGAATTTTTGCGCCACCAGATCGCCGATGCTGACTCCGCGCTAATGATCTGTGAATCGAAGTATCTTGATCGAGTTGCCCAAATTAGTGACCAGCTCGAAAAATTAGAGCTGATACTCCATCGCGAGTCTCTCGAAGACACGCTTGATTGCACTATTAAAGTTGAGTCATTAGAAGACCATCGAGGCACCAACGAGACTCCCATTACTGAGAAGCCTGACCCGGCGGATTTGGCCTGCCTAATTTATACATCCGGAACCACCGGGCCGTCTAAAGGATGCATGGTTAGTTACAATTTCATGTGTAACTTGGCGCGGCTTCAACTTATGGCGGGACCGGCGACAGAAAAGGATGTCACGATAACTCCACTGCCACTCTTTCACATGAATGCGCTCTGCGTCGGCGTCATCGCTACACTATTGGTTGGAGCGCGGGTAGCGATTCTTCCGCGGTTTTCCGTGTCCAATTTCTGGCCGGAAGTGGAGAGAAGCGGCGCCACGATCGCGTCAATTCTGGGCGGTATGGGCGGACTGCTTGCACAAGCCCCCGACAATAGCTCCATGAAGCGGTGCTACGGTCAGATTCATACCGCTCGTGGAAACCCCTATACAGAGGAAACCAAAGAAATCTGGCGGAAACGTTTTGGCGCCCGGCTTGTTGGTGGAAACGGATACGGGCTCACGGAAGCATGCGTCATCACTTCTTTACCTGCTGGAGAATACGCGAAACCAGGGTCTTCCGGAAAACGCATTCCGGATTTCGACGTTCGGATCGTTGATGAGAACGACAACGAGCTTCCAGCAAACCAAGCAGGGGAAATCGTAGTTCGTCCACTAAGACCAGATATCATGTTTCAGGGCTATTGGAGACGCCCAGAGGCTACACTCAACGCCATGAAAAACATGTGGTTCCACACGGGCGATATTGGAAAGTTCGACGAGGATGGCTTTTTCTACTTTGTAGACCGAAAGAAAGACTATCTCCGCCGCCGAGGCGAGAATATTTCTAGCTTTGAAGTGGAGTCTGCGTTTAGCAATCATCCTGCGATCGCAGAAGTTGCTGTCCACGCGGTGCTCTCCGACAAAGGTGAAGATGACGTAAAAGTTACTGCTATCCTTCACGAGGGTACCGAGCTTACCGAGGAGGAGCTTTTCTTCTGGGCAACAGAAGCCGTTCCTTACTATGCACTGCCACGCTACATCGAATTTCGGAAGGAATTTCCGAAGAATCCTCAGGGACGGATTCTGAAATATCAGCTGAGAGATGAGGGGAAAACAGCCTCTACGTGGGATTTAGAAGACACCGAAATCAAAGTAAGCAAAAGCTAA
- a CDS encoding 3-hydroxyacyl-CoA dehydrogenase, translated as MNGNNKVKVVIVGAGLMGTGIAHAFAIAGFQTVLVDISAESLDKAYSNVSEILKTGVKLGKISELEAENALGSLNLERNLSVGAKNADWVIETVSENLEAKKAVVRTAKEVMAEGGIIATNTSALSVTEIGAALPDPDRFVGMHFFNPVHKMKLVELVRGHATTDETIARTRDLCEAIGKTSIVVNESPGLTTSRMSALLGNEAMYMLQEGTASAEDIDTALRMGFNHPMGPLELGDLTGWDTRLSVLKYLHSTLGEKFRPCPLIIKMVAAGHFGRKAGQGVYKYEDGKRVPGSGLEVKVS; from the coding sequence ATGAACGGCAACAATAAAGTTAAAGTCGTTATCGTGGGTGCAGGTCTTATGGGAACCGGTATTGCACATGCTTTTGCAATCGCAGGGTTTCAAACCGTACTTGTAGACATCAGTGCGGAATCACTTGATAAAGCGTATAGCAATGTTTCAGAAATACTGAAAACCGGTGTAAAGCTCGGAAAAATCAGTGAGCTGGAAGCAGAGAACGCATTGGGTTCGTTGAACTTGGAAAGGAACCTTTCTGTCGGGGCTAAGAACGCAGACTGGGTGATCGAGACGGTTTCAGAAAACCTGGAAGCAAAAAAAGCCGTTGTTCGTACGGCAAAGGAAGTTATGGCCGAAGGCGGCATTATCGCAACCAATACATCTGCGTTGAGTGTGACTGAGATAGGTGCCGCTCTTCCGGATCCCGATCGATTTGTTGGCATGCATTTCTTTAACCCGGTTCACAAGATGAAGCTGGTGGAACTGGTGCGTGGACATGCGACGACAGACGAAACCATCGCCAGAACACGAGATCTGTGTGAGGCCATCGGAAAGACTTCGATTGTTGTCAACGAATCGCCTGGACTAACAACGAGTCGTATGTCCGCTCTTCTTGGTAACGAAGCCATGTACATGCTTCAGGAAGGTACCGCTTCTGCGGAAGACATCGACACGGCATTGCGAATGGGGTTCAACCATCCGATGGGACCGCTGGAGTTGGGGGACCTTACGGGGTGGGATACCAGGCTGTCGGTTTTAAAATACCTTCACTCTACGCTTGGTGAAAAATTCCGGCCATGTCCCCTCATCATAAAGATGGTTGCTGCGGGACACTTCGGTCGCAAGGCCGGGCAAGGTGTATATAAGTATGAAGATGGAAAGCGTGTTCCCGGCTCTGGTCTTGAGGTGAAGGTGTCATGA
- a CDS encoding thiolase family protein → MKDVVIVDAVRTPVGRFRGSLAGVRADHLGALVLNELLYRNGLAAESIDDVVFGCVTQIGEQSANIARTSLLGAGWPTSVPGLTIDRKCGSGEAAVHCAFGAIAAGSAEIVVAGGAENMSRVPMGSNRDLHGEAFGHLVSDRYEMTSQGEAAERVAEKWNLDREQLDAFALESHRRAAVAADSGYFKSEIVPVPVADYRENGAEKVEGKFAADETIRRDTSLEKLATLKTSFRKENGRITAGNSSQISDGCSALLLMSSDVARNLGLKPKARIRAVTTVGADPTLMLTGPIGATRKVLAKAGLELDEIDLFEINEAFASVPLAWMKEVGADPERLNVNGGAIALGHPLGASGARIMTSMLNELERRRGRYALQAICCAGGMGTATIIERID, encoded by the coding sequence ATGAAAGACGTTGTGATCGTTGATGCTGTCCGGACTCCGGTCGGCCGTTTTAGAGGTAGCCTGGCAGGTGTTCGTGCAGACCATCTCGGAGCTCTAGTCTTGAATGAGCTTTTGTATCGAAATGGCTTGGCTGCGGAATCCATTGACGACGTGGTATTTGGTTGCGTCACCCAAATAGGCGAGCAATCCGCAAATATTGCGCGCACTTCACTCCTGGGCGCCGGCTGGCCAACCTCTGTGCCGGGACTAACTATCGATCGAAAGTGTGGGTCAGGAGAGGCGGCCGTGCACTGTGCGTTTGGTGCAATTGCCGCAGGTTCGGCTGAAATCGTGGTGGCCGGCGGTGCGGAAAATATGAGCAGAGTGCCCATGGGGAGTAATCGAGATCTCCATGGTGAAGCGTTCGGTCACCTGGTTTCAGATCGCTATGAAATGACTTCGCAAGGTGAGGCAGCTGAGCGGGTTGCCGAAAAATGGAATCTTGATCGAGAGCAGCTGGACGCATTTGCACTAGAAAGTCATCGGCGTGCGGCGGTTGCTGCAGATTCGGGCTATTTCAAAAGCGAAATTGTACCAGTGCCTGTTGCGGACTATCGCGAAAATGGGGCCGAAAAAGTCGAGGGTAAATTTGCGGCGGATGAGACCATACGGAGAGACACTTCTCTCGAAAAGCTAGCAACATTGAAAACTAGTTTCAGAAAAGAGAATGGTCGAATCACCGCCGGGAACTCGTCACAGATTTCTGATGGTTGTTCGGCCTTGCTGCTCATGTCATCAGATGTTGCGCGAAATCTTGGTCTCAAGCCGAAAGCCAGAATTCGGGCGGTGACCACAGTGGGAGCAGATCCTACGTTAATGTTAACCGGCCCTATTGGTGCCACTCGTAAAGTCCTCGCGAAAGCGGGGCTTGAGTTAGATGAGATTGATTTGTTCGAAATCAACGAAGCATTCGCTTCAGTACCGCTGGCCTGGATGAAAGAGGTTGGCGCCGACCCCGAACGATTGAATGTTAATGGCGGTGCTATTGCATTGGGCCATCCCTTGGGTGCTAGCGGCGCTCGCATCATGACGTCGATGCTGAATGAGTTGGAGCGACGTCGTGGCCGTTATGCGCTGCAGGCAATCTGCTGCGCCGGTGGAATGGGAACGGCGACTATTATCGAGCGTATAGACTGA